ACCTTCTAGTCAGATAATTAAGTTTTTAGTTTCTCTGTGCGcgcatgtgtgtgtgtgtttgtgTGCACGTGCACGCGCCACAGTATCTCACAATTAACTTCAATTCTGCAGTAGAGTTGTGGATGCTCAATCACCTATGGCAGTTGTTATTCCTGCAAAAGGTTCTAGCTTCAGCATGAAATTGCGAGATGGAGACATTTCTTGGCATGATTTCCTAGAAAGAGTTGAGAATAGAAGGTATTTCTTTTAGTCTCAATGTTCGATTAATTTTACAGGGCCAATCTGAACCTATATTTGCCATTATTTTCTCCTTCTCTTTTCTATAGATTTTGCAAATAGGAATACTGTGTAGCCTGCTTTTTGAGTTTCACATTCAAACATCTTGATGATATATGGTTTTATATTTGGACAAAAGAAAAGATATATGGTTTTTTATTTGTTCATTGATTATTTTAATGAgatgaatgatatttttttgGCATTCGAGGAGTAATATGTGTGATAATTGGTGCAAAAGGGCATGAAAGTTTAGAAGCGTTGAATTCATGGGTAATGTTTTGCTTTTTGACACTCTTAGAAAGACATTGTTCTTTCAAATAATCCAAATTATTGGAGCTATCTTGTTTCATCTAATATTCCTGCATAGTGTGAGATGTAATTTATGAAATGTTGAAATTGCTATCTTTAAACTTGAATAAACTTCTTGGGTTCTCTAATTTTTGTTTCTTAATACCTGGCATAGCAGGTAGCCAGTGACAGTCATCCTGAACATTTGAATCACATAGAGCAGGATATAGGAAATACTGTGCAATTAATTTCATGAAAACTGCATGAGAAAATAGTTTAACCTTTATGCTGTTGACAGATTACAAAGTCTAGTGATGTGTCATGAGTGATGAGATACAATATAAATTAGTAGATAGGTTAGAAAACATAGTGAAAATATTAAACCTGTTGTATGAGTCCAGGGTCCTGCCTGAAAGTCACCAGACCTAGGTTTTGTTATTTAGCTTGGGCCAATACAATTgtacatataatttttattagtatATACATAAGAGTTGCAAAATGAGTTTTTTAGTTTGAAATACTAGTAGTGCAGACCTGATGTTAATATTGCATCTGCTCATCTTTAGCATCTATCCTGCAGAGGAGATGAATTTGCTGCTGTGGAACAACCAATAGAAGCATTTACAAACATCCTCTTCTCATCTGGAACTACAGGTTGAAAACTATCTATCTTAGCTTTTTCTTTAATTCTTACATGCAAAATTATCTTTGCTGGATCTGCGAGATTAGATCTTTATCTTTGATGGCAATCTTATCCCAAAAGGATGAAGTAGATTACTTGAATTTTTGTTATAAGCTCTTTAATTCATATAAGGTCCTTTATGTCATctaaccaaaaaagaaaaaaaaaacgctTCGTAATTACTAGGTTCAGCAGGGTTAACTAAAATTCTGGGAGGTTAAATGAGGAAATTCTTTCCTACCCTTCTATGCTAAGAATACTGCCAATAGCAACTGACTTGCTGTTCAACCACAGGATGAATTTCTCCTTCATCCTCCATAATTGGTGGCGACTCTGTCCTATCAAataccaaaataaataaataaataatgactCCATTATTTGAGaagtgttatagattataggaagtaaatatattaatataggaagtaaatattgatagatgagttaattgcttaatcttagggattgtataatcatagacttgattttccttcctgtttagataccgtcttttatatataaataggttgtaatctttattatgaaacacaataaacaaaatattatatttctacatggtattagagccaccctgggtcagacaaattgtgcggaACTAGTGGgtctgcgaggaaagggctactcgTGTGAGACGAGATGGAGGCTTTTTTTGATACTATTCATTTAGGTTACCCATAAAGAGTAACTTTTGgaaacttagggctctgtttatttgggttacccataaaagggtaacatttggagaactagggctctgtttatttgggttacccataaaagggtaacatttggagacttagggttcTGTTCATTTGGTTACTCataaaagggtaacatttggagacttagggctatgttcatttgggttactcgtaaaaggtaacatttggagacttagggctctattcatttggttacggtaacatttggagatttaaGGCTCTGTTCAATTGGGgtactctgttcatttgggttatccataaagggtaacatttggagacctagggctctgttcatcagGTACTGTTCACGGGAATTAttcatcgggtactgttcacgagtactgttcatcgaAGTACTGTTTACGGATTCGAAATTCTATTCACAGTGAGgtgattagtcttattaatcattctgaatttgttaaagaattaatggagtatttggaatttctatattctggcaaagggaatatttctcgtatttatgatgtgtgtaagaCGTTTTACCAAGATgagaaaatgtggtctcccgttctagtgctgaacctGAATGGCGAGTCATGGCAAAAACCGTTTGTGAAgttttgtgggtacgtcaattattggaagaagttgggttcacaaattcggtgtctgctaagttgtatgggacgagttgattatatatgtaacaagttgggcatgattaacatttatgctccaactaGAGAGGgagtgttatagattataggaagtaaatatattaatataggaagtaaatattgatagatgggttaattgcttaatcttagggattgtataatcatatacttgattttccttcctgtttagataccgtcttttatatataaataggttgtaatctttattatgtgttataagttatagaaagtaaatatgttaatataggaagtaaatattgatagatgggtcagttgcttaatcctaGGGATtttataatcatagacttgattttccttcctatttagataccctctctcatgtataaatagattgtaatctctattgtgaaatacaacaaatattatcattctacatggtatcagagcagagatttaatttttatcttccGTCAaagttttttaagaaaaaaaaaaaaaaattttttttggagacttagggctctgtttatttgggttacccataacgggtaatatttggatctcaccatcgcTGGAGCCGCCACATCGTTCCCTTGTCAGATCTGAGGTTTATTTGCCGTTCGGGTTTTGGGGAGGTGTTTttatcggtactgttcacggatactgttcatcggtactgttcacgagtactgttcatcgacactgttcacgccgggtactgttttctgattctgtgtttcttttgttgctgtCGTTTTGGGTTTGTTGTCATGGTTGAAGTGAAAaccaccaccgtaactgatgtgattcctatgatgactaaaatcacggaacacaaattgaatggatcttccaatccatggttttaaatcgcgATCGCGGCCGCGGTCGCGGATAACGGAAACAGGTCTGTAACAGCCGTAACGTAACGGTAACGGCCTGGCGCTACGCaaatttttcaaatcaatttgcaaagttcataaaatgatatgatatcaatagatttaattcagaacaatgtatacaaatatataataaacataaatatatcaaatatattACTATTTAGCTTAAATTAAATGCCATATAGGAAATTACCAACCTCACTACCACCAAAAAGAACGTCGTGCAGGTTCTTGTTGGTCTTGACTTTGGCTCTCTGAGCTTTGATCATTAAGGTGATGCTGCTGATGTTGATAGTATTGTTGTGGATCAAAACTGAATAAAGAACCACCACCCATAATATCATTAGGATCACCATAAGTTGGCTGAGGGTATGATAAAGCTGACTCTGCTCCTGATAAGGGGTAATATGAATATGCAGGAGGATAATTTGTTGGATATGGCACCCCTCTAAATTGGCCATGGAACCCATAATTTGATGAAGTATCTTCAGATGATGAGCTACCACCAGGTCCACCACCATACATAAAATTTGGATTATGCGTGCCAGCGTTGTATCCATAATTTAATGAATCAATTGACCCCTCCTCCTCATATGCAACATCCTTACCTCTTGTTTGGGATGTTTCAGCACCACCAGTACTAGAACTATGAGAGCCTCGTGATCTTTGATATGTACGCATCGGAGATGGTTCAGAAGCAATTCTAATTCCACTTTGTCTTTGACTAGGTGGATCTTGTGAACTACGACTACCACCTCCTTCAACTGTGGTTCCTCCTCCACCTTGATCACCAccaccatcatcatcatcactacTAGAGctggataaaataaaagaatcatCATCACCAGCAGTACCTTGTTGTCCTTGAGTTTGAGTGGCAGATTCAGACTGTGATGGAGCATTACCCGCCTCTTCATCATCTAACCATGGATTTGGTTGCCCATCAAGCAATGGAGATTCCCTTTCCTCCAACCAAGAGTTTAACGGATCATCTTCTTCAAAAATATAATCCAAATTAATTGGATCGTAGCTCCTGTCTAACTCCTGTTGGCTCTTTCTTGTCACATTTCTGATTTTCAGCCTCATGTTGTAGTGCACAAAGACAAGTGCATGTAATTTTTGATACTTCAATCTGTTTCTTGTCTTTGTGTGAATGAGAGAAAATGTACTCCAATTTCTCTCGCAGTTTGAAGCTGAAGTTGTTTGGCTCAGTACTTTAATAGCAATTTTTCTCAACTCAGGAGCACTTTCTCCATAATTAATCCACCACTCAGctgcaaaatattttaaaatttttattattttgatgaaCTTAGCTATATAAAAAGGAAcgaacaaaaataatttatacttattttataaaCTTAGTACCTGGATTAGTGAACTTAATTGCCTTTTGCGCCAAAGCTGTTCCAAAACTCTCTATTTTGTCCCGAAAAAGTAGGGCCTACATGTTCCAAATTCCAGTAAGTTAACTTCAAGTTTAAAAGCAACAGTTCAAGCTTCAAGCCTTCAACTACACTAACATAGTAGTAACACTAGAGAATTAGCTTGTTAGTTGTTACTTACTTGATTTAATGCTTTTCCTTGATTTACTAAATCCCCCTCTAGACGTTGAATCACATTTTTGAGACCCAACATGATCTCATTATCATTTCCAATATCATGTGGgccatattgatattgaggatttagAAAATATCctgcaaaataaaatatgaaga
The Manihot esculenta cultivar AM560-2 chromosome 1, M.esculenta_v8, whole genome shotgun sequence genome window above contains:
- the LOC122723118 gene encoding uncharacterized protein LOC122723118 codes for the protein MLGLKNVIQRLEGDLVNQGKALNQALLFRDKIESFGTALAQKAIKFTNPAEWWINYGESAPELRKIAIKVLSQTTSASNCERNWSTFSLIHTKTRNRLKYQKLHALVFVHYNMRLKIRNVTRKSQQELDRSYDPINLDYIFEEDDPLNSWLEERESPLLDGQPNPWLDDEEAGNAPSQSESATQTQGQQGTAGDDDSFILSSSSSDDDDGGGDQGGGGTTVEGGGSRSSQDPPSQRQSGIRIASEPSPMRTYQRSRGSHSSSTGGAETSQTRGKDVAYEEEGSIDSLNYGYNAGTHNPNFMYGGGPGGSSSSEDTSSNYGFHGQFRGVPYPTNYPPAYSYYPLSGAESALSYPQPTYGDPNDIMGGGSLFSFDPQQYYQHQQHHLNDQSSESQSQDQQEPARRSFWW